One Paracoccaceae bacterium genomic region harbors:
- a CDS encoding DUF3623 domain-containing protein, producing the protein MENPWIAALAALFLWWFSTGLLLMRVRAADNRGHDAHIWSCLLTLPVLAAGVIGASQTAADPSSLGAFLGFLSALAVWGWIELAFLSGLITGPNRSPCPPGAGGWDRFVRGFGTVAWHELALLSALLVLAQIAQGAANPFAWWTFAVLFFARISAKLNLFFGVPRIHTEFLPRTLSHLPSHFRRAGMNPFFPVSVSLLTFAAYCWLERLWQAETPGQTTGFALLAALTLLALLEHWFMVLPLPDQKLWRWMMPAPKPMTKD; encoded by the coding sequence ATGGAAAACCCCTGGATCGCGGCCCTTGCGGCGCTGTTCCTGTGGTGGTTTTCCACGGGCCTCCTGCTGATGCGCGTCCGAGCCGCCGACAACCGCGGCCATGACGCGCATATCTGGTCCTGCCTGCTGACGCTGCCGGTCCTGGCCGCCGGCGTCATCGGGGCCAGCCAGACCGCCGCCGACCCCTCGTCGCTGGGGGCCTTTCTGGGGTTCCTCTCGGCGCTCGCCGTCTGGGGCTGGATCGAGCTTGCCTTCCTCTCCGGCCTGATCACAGGCCCGAACCGCAGCCCCTGCCCCCCCGGTGCCGGCGGCTGGGACCGCTTCGTCCGCGGCTTCGGCACCGTCGCCTGGCACGAACTGGCGCTGCTCTCGGCGCTGCTCGTGCTGGCGCAGATCGCCCAGGGTGCCGCGAACCCCTTTGCATGGTGGACCTTCGCGGTGCTGTTCTTCGCCCGCATCTCGGCCAAGCTGAACCTGTTCTTCGGCGTCCCCCGCATCCACACCGAATTCCTGCCGCGCACCCTGTCGCACCTGCCCAGCCATTTCCGCCGCGCCGGGATGAACCCGTTCTTCCCGGTCTCGGTCAGCCTGCTGACCTTTGCCGCCTATTGCTGGCTGGAACGGCTCTGGCAGGCGGAAACGCCTGGCCAGACCACGGGCTTCGCGCTGCTGGCGGCGCTGACGCTGCTGGCACTGCTGGAACACTGGTTCATGGTGCTGCCGCTGCCCGACCAGAAACTCTGGCGCTGGATGATGCCCGCGCCCAAACCGATGACCAAGGACTGA